A stretch of DNA from Vanacampus margaritifer isolate UIUO_Vmar chromosome 1, RoL_Vmar_1.0, whole genome shotgun sequence:
CAtagcactttttgtttttcgagTAAGAACGTGGGCCCGTATCCATAGCGACGCACAGCGTTTTCAGCTTCATCTCAATTTGGTCGGAATACTTTGAAGTAGGAGTCTTActtggggcggcatggctcagtggtagaagGGTCACgcgtcaaagtatccttgagcaagatgctGAACCCCCAATTGCTGATGCTaagtcatcagtaggtgaatgagtagtcgaatgtaaagcgctttgagagCCTTGTAAGGTTGAAATGCACTATATAAATCAAGTACTATTTACTTTTAAaggagttttaaaaaaaaattataagaaTGAAGTTGTAGTCATTATGAGAATAATGTACTTTTTAGGGGGGTAAAAAGATTCGACTCACATTTTTTAGGACCCTTACTTGAATAACATTTTCCTCTAGTTTCGTGCTTTTAGCAACTTGGAGTAATGAGTGCGAGTCCCGCGGCAAGCCAAGGTCACTTAAAccctcaatgtgtgtgtgtggtttgatTGGAGTGCGGTATTTTGTGGTTGCATGCCTTCAACAAAGGTCAAACACAAGAGCAAATGAGCTGGACGAAGGCCGCGAATACCCGAAAATGTGCAGTCAAGAATGTCGTCTTATGGAATGTTTTCATATACTGTGTCTTTACTCGCCCGGGTTAAGTATCGGTGTTTCCTATATTCAGTACGGTTTTCCTGCAGTCGTCAAATGTTACAGAAAAGTTCAAACATCACACGTATACAGACATTGAACACACCGACAGACCATTCActacatgtatttcttttttaaaaaccaGTAGGCAAAGTAGCCCATCCCGCCGAGGGATCCCATAAGAAAGGAGGCCCCGAAGAAGGACGGCGGCTTCTTTTTGACCATCCGGAAGGCGTTGGGCAGGACCGCCGACAGGAGCGTCGTGTGGATGTCGCCCAGGACCTTGCGGAAAGCGTAGCGTTTTTGCACGCGCAGAAAAAAGGACTGCAGGTTGGGCCGACTGCCGTCCTCCCAGTATTTCTTAGAAAGTCCCAAGAACTTGAGCCTGTGCAGCAAGGCCCCCAGGCAGATATCGGCTAGTGTAAAGTCAGGTCCGCATAGCCACAACTCACACTTTTGACCTGCCAGGGGAAACGACAGTGGTGTACTGTTGCCGACGTTTGTCACCGGGACGGAGACGGACAGGCGTCGTGCCGGCCTACCttggtactccagtttcctttTCTCCAGTTCGGCCTCCACTTGATCTAAAACCATCGCTAACTCTCCCAGGATTTTCTTCAGGTAGTTGACGTTATCGTGGTCCAAGATCTTTGCCTGCCAAGCGTATTATAGAAAGTCACTTCAAAATTGGTATGGGCCGGTTACCGGTTTCAaggtatgcatttttttttttttaagtccacaCAGACTCTTTGTCATTGTGTCGTGTCTTAAGGACTCAACGACTCCATCCGAAGTTTCCATATCCTGTCACGTGTGAGATTGAAAACTATTGATTGCTAACTTATTGACTAAACTACCAGCCTGccaggaaaatatattaccaagtggtcCAGACCAGTAAAAtcatataacttaaaaaaaaaatggcgtaaGTTCTACAcaaatttttgctatttgcaggcCAGCCCTAAATAGCAGGGTTCAACTGTAAACATATTGTTCCAAaactaacacaaatgcaaatggaacgcggcaacactttgcccgtATGAGTTCAGGGTATGTTATAATCAATGAAGTTATAGGATGTTAAACCGTGTCATACGTGTTTTTGTTACCAGTAGCTGAATGTGTGTCGTATTCAGCATGTTTATgcttgatttatgttggtctatgtttttattttttttcccaacaaacCCTTACTTTAGgttatgtgtaaaataatgacatcaagGCCAATTCCATGTACGAGTtacattgctcatctgaggattgctgaaattatgaatttatttgttttaattttctgattaattggtctgacattacaatttctttctctcttttttttttttttttactttacaagatATAGGAATAAACacctttgcgggcctgatccaGCCCGCGggctgtatgtttgacacccttgTTCTAAAGGGACAGACTAGGAATCTAACTTTCCAAATTTCCTCGCTAATACTTCCAATTCCaatataaagaaaatgtttacttgCATGAGTTGCCTTTTGAGTAATTTAACAAAACAGAATGACTAGCCTGCTAGCTTACATCAGCTCCATATTGTGCTGCcgagtaaaaacaaacaaacagaggaACTGAAAAGCCATAATTCGCCAGTCAGTCCCTCAATGACCCTGTTATCTATACGTCAACGTCTACTGTATGTCCATTTTTGAATCAACTCAGCTGTAAATGAAAATTAGGGCACCGATTCTGTCTCCATCAATATACCTCGCATAACTCATTCAAACTACAATGGTGGAAAAGAAGGCTTATATTTTCTCAATCGCTCTACTTTTGTCAAATGAAACAAAGAACGCTTCAGCTTTGCCATCTGGAAGAACTTGTGACATCATTGAGGTCACTCAGGTCaggtcaatgaaaaaaaataacaccaatAGTGACATGCTAAGCATTATCTTACTCAACAGCTACAGATGATGTGCAAACtttgaaattgattttgtaatatttgaaaAGAGGTTGACTAAATTGCATCTGTGCTGTAACAACATACTAAGTAGATTTAAAAGGTAATAAAGACGCAAGCCTTCCTGCACTGGACTGACCATGAGCTTCTTCTGCTTGGACAGGTATGGTTCTGTCAGATGGGGTTCCTCGTGGTCTAACTTCATCAATTCCGTTGCTGCGTTCACCAAATGCCCTGCAGTCACAAACGCACAAGATCCAAACGCTGGAGTGGCTTGATCTCGTAATGTCTCGCGTTGATGTACAAGGCACCAGTAACATGGAGAGCTGAGCAAAAAATACTTGGTTTTGAAAATCAGGTGCTCTTTCAGGTGATGCGAGCCACAAAGTAAGCCCacaatataacaaaaatgaTTAAGAAACTTTGGTGAGATTTTTCATAAAGGGAAAAAGGCTtcctgtaggcgtaaaaagcaggactAAAGAGGATTTAACATTCTTCAGCAAAAATTTAACTGAGCTTGAAATTggcctacttcctgttttcattctttctttctttttaatttagtatcaaacacatttttgtgccACCGTCTAGTAGTGGCCAACggtggaattacacccaaaataaactgtAGACAAATGAACCAGGCATAAACTGTACacaaaaatccataaaataGTGGACATCAATTTTGGTAAGTACCCCAAATTCCACATCTTAATTTCGCATGGAAGTTAACTGCAAACTAGAAATTCACTCCAAACTGTCCACCCTAAAAAGGGCGCATCATCATCCCTGCGCGATGCAGCGAGTTGGCTTCACTTACGACGTATTTCAGCAGTGGCGTACTTTGGGATCATAGAGTCGGTGGTGAGCTCCGGATGGAGGATGCAGCCGTGCGTGTACGCGTCCATGGGGAGGCCGTCCAACAGCTGGCGGTACTGCTGCACTCGCTCGTGAACTGGCGAGTCTGCCGCGGGAATCAGCTGAGCCACCGAATCTGCAGGTGAGGAACCAATACAACAAGGATGAAACCGTTTGAATTTACATACTGCCCAACCCAGGGTGAGAGGCGGGATACATCCCGGACTGACACGTGCTTGTGAATGTTCTCATTGGTCCAGGTCATTTTGTTCTTAAAGCATTGAATCGATAGCAACTGGGCTGATCTTCTCTTAGAAGACCTTCAAGCAACAAGGTTTGGTACATTCCATTTAATAACGTTACTATTAGAAGTTCATCAGTTAAATGCtaactaattgattatcaaattaatcgacaatttTTGTTCGCGATGAATGGCTTAGAGACCTTGTTTAACTTCAAATTGTTATAATTAGGGAtgctcaataccactttttttcagaccaaaatCAGTCACACTATTTAACTCTTCAGTAGTCACCAATACatataccaagtactgatatcACTggtaacccccccaccccccccaaaaaaaaaataaaatgacagatcattttaaagaaatacccaTTTATCCCAATATAggatttttcaaaattgcatgaagttaatggcaattCTCTAATCTTCTAAATACTAGTTCTTGGTATTGTTACTCACCCATCCGAAGttaaaatcctctgatttcaccCTCGCATCTATAAATATTTTCtgatttactgtatatagtcctccatgaaagaaGACCATGTATCTAAATAGGACACAGGCATCAAAATccgataaataaaaaaaatggattattaaaataatcattagttccagctatatatatatatatatatatatatacacacaccacTGTACGGAAATGACGTCACATGCCATTTTAAGTAAGGAAACATTGTtatgaatattttaaaatacatgaaaaagtCTCTGGTCAGTGTTGATGTTGTGGACATCGTGACTTGTCATGCGTGGCTGCAGATTAAACGAAGACAAGGGAGGACTTGTGCGGCTGTCGGCCATCTTTCCTGGTTTGAGGCTCCCAGAAGATTACGTAAGAGCGCAATGGCTGAATGGACAATAATATAAGACAGGCCTCCCTCACAAACTAACAGGACATAACGTACAGTATACACagttatctatccatccattctctataCCACAGAAATTGCAGGGCTCATATGGACAAACAACCATATCCATTCGCATTTATACGATATAATCTATTCGAGAACAGCGATAAGCAACTTTAATGCTGGAGGGCGCCACAATTTCTCATCAAAGCTACTCAAGGGTCCACAAACGACAAATCACTGAATCCTAACCAGTAAATAGGACAAAAacgctattttaaatatggacgagcgtgcaaaatatgtgctcttaatacatttttgatcatACGTTGCAGTGTATGACCCAGGATAAGCGCAACTAAAACacgtctgccatctagtggcgaatAGTgatatttttgcatattttggaTTTTGTAAGTCGACTACAAAAATGTCATCCTCAAAACTACCGTATAaagaataattttaaaaacatatttgcgacACTCAGACCCAGTGTTTGGTCACTTCCATGCTTACCTGAgtcatcaataaaaaaaaatcaattggatAAGTGATTCTAAAAAGATTCGTTAGTGCCAGCCCTAATTCAGAAACTCACCTCGTAAAATTGTGACAAAAATTCATTGTAAACTAATGATTGTCCAAATATGGTGCTAGTGGTACACCACTGAGTGCAATGTTCCAAATTCATACAGTACAGTCGCATTGAATTTTTTAGAACTTGGatgttttgaaaaaattatttttaaccttCAACTTTTAAGTTTCTAAGTCGGGTTCAGTCGCGAGAAGTTATTGCTCAACACGCTGGCTGTTCATAAACTGCAGGACCGAACTTGatagtaaatgaataaatgaatgcttTGAACTGGACTATTTTCCAGCAACATACTGAAAGCGCGTCCCTGCAAGcacgtaaaaaaattaaaaaaaaaataaaaacattctcagTCTCTTCCGCCTTGCCGCACAAAATCCGCCTGAAGTCTTACCTCCCACAAAGTTGATTTCCAAGTAGTCGATAATCTGGTTGTAGTCGCTGATGATGTTGTCGCCGTGGAGGAAGACGGGCACCTCCTCTCCCAGGTTGAGCCTCATGAACCACGGCTCCTTGTGCTCCTGCAGCGGCAGGCTCACGTCTCTCTCCTCGCACACGAGACCCTTCTCGCTGATCACCAGACGCACCTGCAACATCCAGCCGCCAAAACTCACTTCATTCACATCAGACGCTGCTGAGATATCATCAGAGgcagaaaagtttttttgttcttaGATTACACACATAACACTCAAAAATGCCTGATTTTCACATTTCAATTTTAGGCTTGGATCAAACGTACTAAACGGAAAGGGCCGCAGGACTGAATTTGGCgtgaatgaaaatgtatgaaattaGTCAACCAAATGATTTTCATGCCAAGATTTGGTGAGATTTCTAACAAAGCTGCCACGTTTGCAACAACACTTTGTTGCATAATGGTGTTAGTCGCTCGTCAACACGCCAAGTGGTTCAGCTGCTTAGGGTGCGCAGAATAAACCTTCACTTTTTCGTGATTATTTATTCAGGAGAAAACGTTGTTTCCCTAAAACTGAGAGCATATTGTAAAGGCAAACACACAGAAAGCAGATCTGACTAACACGGCAGCTGCTGTTACAGTAAACTCTTACTAAACAATGAGCCACCTAGTGACCAAAAACACACAACTGACTGTTTATGGTCACGAGTTGGAACATGGAGTACAGAAATAACATTGCATagtgagccacatgctgcttcaccatgtatAAAGACAAAGATGATATTTGAGCAGCAACATCCTCTGGTAAACTAGCTAGCGATGCACCAATACCACCTTCAGACCGAGTACAAGTACTTATATTGGATTACATCCTGATATTGAGTACCGATATGTGATAATGCAATTACGATAgtgattgtgttttatttaaatggagTATTGCGAATAACAGAATAAGTTGtgttacaaaatttaaaaaaaaaaacaccaaatgaATCATTACAACTGACTGTATTGTTTAAAATAGTAATAGtgaccaaaattaaaaacagggacacggcaacctttttttgttattggaagctggctgtgccgtttagATTAGATGTGAATGACAATGTGACTACgaaagtacatttattttttttattgtttgattaTATGAACTGCTATGACGGCTGTATACAAATGGCCCAAActggcttgctgactggactaaaaaaaaaacaggtgtacAGGACCTGCCTAAACGtaggacaaaacaatggggctggCAACTGAAGAAttctaatataatataatagtcctttttatattgctttattggaaataaaaaaacaacaacaaataaacatgaaattccACTCTGTGCAGTAACAAAATAGAGATACATATACAACAGCTTGCTATTGCCACTTTCGCGGCATGGCTTAGTGGTAGCGTGATCGTCtcacaacccagaggttgtgggttcaatcccatgcCACTGTCAAAGTATCCTTAACCCCCAGTTTCTCCCGATGCTGTATCCAAATGTTATTCCAGTTTCCTTGTTTTGATTGTGTGGCAGAGTCTGTAAAGGCTACAGGTTTATACTTCTAATTGACTACTGAATCAattaaatcagggatgtgattttaccgctaattcgcggaattccgttttttttattcccccccccccccaaaaaaaaattccgattttttttttttatttatttattttttttagtagttcagacatttgtggtatgctctaatatgagttacttttcatttggtcatgatacaattatttgttcatgaaatttgaactcttcaacattatttatgtgttaacttagtaatcacattagttagatatgatgatattctcagtgatagtttttaaaagcaaaggcagtccaatgtttttgaatgtgactgattttgagttgactaa
This window harbors:
- the gdap1l1 gene encoding ganglioside-induced differentiation-associated protein 1-like 1 — translated: MASSNHVPPAKCGWWPISAMDEDGKTTDGYECDESCAAETKAHNKDRLVLYHWTQSFASQKVRLVISEKGLVCEERDVSLPLQEHKEPWFMRLNLGEEVPVFLHGDNIISDYNQIIDYLEINFVGDSVAQLIPAADSPVHERVQQYRQLLDGLPMDAYTHGCILHPELTTDSMIPKYATAEIRRHLVNAATELMKLDHEEPHLTEPYLSKQKKLMAKILDHDNVNYLKKILGELAMVLDQVEAELEKRKLEYQGQKCELWLCGPDFTLADICLGALLHRLKFLGLSKKYWEDGSRPNLQSFFLRVQKRYAFRKVLGDIHTTLLSAVLPNAFRMVKKKPPSFFGASFLMGSLGGMGYFAYWFLKKKYM